The following are encoded together in the Sphingomicrobium clamense genome:
- a CDS encoding M23 family metallopeptidase produces the protein MDMITGGFDAKALRAKSAPVSFAPERRVPRWADWRWLTGGATALMLAAFALAPMPKSEAAAPVTAVASAQPDFADLAHVVFDVRVEEGRSFAATLERAGLRRREAQEAGRMVAHALDMEPEVGTKADVRLGGVSASGTRPLMELSLVSRGWRIAVTAKERGDGFLVSRQMLPPPVEGTRRIAGMAGEGLYWALREAGIGPSAARDFLMALDTRIDVGTLDSRDRFDVVLEPAGDRAMLVYAGLTRGDGTEFQLVRMGLGKRSRWIDSEGRDGREAVLGWPSNASISSNYGLRFHPILRINRMHSGIDFAAPAGTAIYAAADGIVNSAGWAGGHGRRVMLAHEGGLRTSYSHMSRIAVANGTPVKRGDVIGYVGSSGLSTGAHLHYEVHLGGRAVDPRSVGGVRSRPLQGEQLEKVRARLASYLQLPTSA, from the coding sequence ATGGACATGATCACCGGCGGATTTGACGCAAAGGCGTTGCGTGCGAAGAGCGCGCCGGTCTCGTTCGCGCCCGAACGCCGCGTGCCGCGCTGGGCCGACTGGCGCTGGCTGACAGGCGGCGCGACCGCGCTCATGCTCGCCGCCTTCGCGCTCGCGCCCATGCCCAAATCGGAGGCTGCGGCACCCGTCACGGCGGTCGCCAGCGCACAACCTGATTTCGCCGACCTTGCCCATGTCGTGTTCGACGTCCGGGTCGAGGAGGGGCGCAGCTTCGCGGCCACGCTCGAGCGCGCCGGCCTACGGCGTCGCGAGGCGCAGGAGGCGGGACGCATGGTCGCCCACGCGCTCGACATGGAGCCCGAGGTCGGCACCAAGGCTGATGTGCGGCTGGGCGGCGTGAGCGCATCGGGCACTCGCCCGCTAATGGAATTGTCGCTGGTCTCGCGCGGCTGGCGCATCGCGGTGACCGCGAAGGAGCGCGGCGACGGCTTCCTCGTCTCGCGCCAGATGTTGCCGCCGCCGGTCGAGGGTACGCGCCGCATCGCGGGGATGGCGGGCGAGGGCCTTTATTGGGCGCTGCGCGAAGCCGGCATCGGCCCGAGCGCGGCGCGCGACTTCCTCATGGCGCTTGACACACGGATCGATGTCGGCACGCTCGACTCGCGCGACCGCTTCGACGTCGTGCTCGAGCCTGCGGGGGACCGCGCCATGCTGGTCTATGCCGGACTGACGCGCGGCGACGGCACCGAATTCCAACTGGTTCGCATGGGTTTGGGCAAGCGCAGCCGCTGGATCGACAGCGAGGGGCGCGACGGTCGCGAGGCAGTGCTGGGCTGGCCGAGCAATGCGTCGATCAGTTCCAATTACGGCCTGCGCTTTCACCCGATCCTGCGCATCAACCGCATGCATTCGGGGATCGATTTCGCAGCACCGGCAGGGACCGCGATCTATGCCGCCGCCGACGGGATCGTGAACAGTGCAGGCTGGGCCGGCGGGCACGGACGCCGCGTGATGCTCGCCCACGAAGGCGGGCTTCGGACCAGCTATTCGCACATGAGCCGCATCGCGGTGGCCAACGGCACGCCGGTCAAGCGCGGCGACGTCATCGGCTATGTCGGCTCGTCGGGCCTGTCGACCGGCGCACACCTCCATTACGAGGTGCATCTGGGCGGCCGCGCGGTCGATCCGCGCAGCGTGGGCGGTGTGCGTTCGCGCCCGCTCCAGGGTGAGCAACTCGAAAAGGTCCGCGCCCGCCTCGCCAGCTACCTTCAGCTGCCCACGAGCGCCTGA
- a CDS encoding sulfite exporter TauE/SafE family protein translates to MDIYLPIANMSVDALLIVLLGFGVGILSGLFGVGGGFLTTPFLIFYGIPPTVAVASATTQITGASVSGVAAHMKRAGVDFKMGAIMIVGGLIGSTLGAGLFRLLQAAGQVDLVISILYVVMLGAIGALMLRDALVALAIIPAPERAAPRKRHHQWVAALPMRWRFYSSGLYLSPLAPLALGLVAGILTVLLGVGGGFILIPAMIYILGMAARVVVGTSLLVILVVSAVTTLVHAMTTQAVDIVLALLLLVGGVIGAQYGAELTHRLKPDWLRLALAIVILVVALRMFLGLAWQPPEIFTIRELV, encoded by the coding sequence GTGGACATTTATCTTCCCATTGCCAACATGTCGGTCGATGCCCTGCTCATCGTGCTGCTCGGCTTCGGGGTCGGTATCCTGTCCGGACTGTTCGGGGTCGGCGGAGGCTTCCTGACCACCCCTTTCCTGATCTTCTACGGCATCCCGCCGACGGTCGCGGTGGCCAGCGCCACTACCCAGATCACCGGCGCCAGCGTCTCCGGCGTCGCAGCGCACATGAAACGCGCGGGCGTCGACTTCAAGATGGGGGCGATCATGATCGTCGGCGGCCTCATCGGCTCGACGCTCGGCGCGGGCCTGTTCCGCCTGTTGCAGGCCGCAGGGCAGGTCGATCTCGTCATCTCCATTCTCTACGTCGTCATGCTCGGGGCGATCGGCGCGCTGATGCTGCGTGATGCGCTCGTCGCGCTCGCCATCATCCCCGCGCCCGAACGCGCCGCGCCGCGCAAGCGCCATCACCAGTGGGTCGCCGCGCTGCCGATGCGCTGGCGCTTCTATTCCTCCGGCCTTTATCTCTCGCCACTTGCACCATTGGCGCTAGGGCTCGTCGCGGGCATCCTCACCGTCCTCCTCGGCGTTGGCGGCGGCTTCATCCTGATCCCGGCGATGATCTACATCCTCGGCATGGCCGCGCGCGTGGTCGTCGGCACCAGCCTGCTCGTCATCCTCGTCGTCTCGGCGGTCACCACGCTGGTCCACGCCATGACCACGCAGGCGGTCGATATCGTCCTTGCGCTGCTGCTGCTGGTCGGCGGGGTGATCGGAGCGCAATATGGCGCAGAGCTCACGCACCGGCTCAAGCCCGACTGGCTGCGGCTCGCGCTAGCGATCGTCATCCTCGTCGTCGCGCTGCGCATGTTCCTCGGCCTCGCCTGGCAGCCGCCCGAGATCTTCACCATCCGGGAGCTGGTGTGA
- a CDS encoding TIGR02186 family protein, with protein MRRLLALALCFFALTGATDAPRLVPDISNRSIEIRYSFTGAELLLFGAVVYPGGTVPDEPADVVVVLKGPTVPILMREKQKIAGLWMNAESHRFASAPGFYAVASGAPIDTLVDERTAAIYELGLENLQLSSGGGASPEESQRFVSGLIDLRQRQGLYAEQPDGIEVTDDILYRATIPIPSRVPVGTYTAETFLVRDGQVLAVASREIEIDKTGFERFVAVAAERRPFLYGLASVWVSLLLGSLAAWAFRKRA; from the coding sequence ATGCGGCGGCTTCTTGCACTCGCGCTTTGCTTCTTCGCCCTGACCGGGGCGACGGATGCGCCGCGCCTCGTCCCCGACATCTCCAATCGCTCGATCGAGATCCGCTACAGCTTTACCGGCGCCGAACTGCTCCTGTTCGGGGCGGTCGTCTATCCCGGCGGCACCGTTCCCGACGAGCCTGCCGACGTGGTCGTCGTGCTCAAGGGGCCGACCGTCCCGATCCTGATGCGCGAGAAGCAGAAGATCGCAGGGCTGTGGATGAATGCCGAGAGCCATCGCTTCGCCTCGGCCCCCGGCTTCTATGCCGTCGCGAGCGGCGCGCCGATCGACACGCTCGTCGACGAGCGCACGGCGGCAATCTACGAACTCGGCCTCGAAAACCTCCAATTGTCGTCGGGGGGCGGGGCCTCGCCCGAGGAATCGCAGCGCTTCGTGTCCGGCCTCATCGACCTGCGCCAGCGCCAGGGTCTTTATGCCGAGCAGCCCGACGGGATCGAGGTGACCGACGACATCCTCTATCGCGCGACCATTCCGATCCCCAGCCGCGTGCCCGTGGGCACCTATACCGCCGAAACCTTCCTCGTGCGCGACGGACAGGTGCTGGCCGTCGCCAGTCGCGAGATCGAGATCGACAAGACCGGTTTCGAGCGCTTCGTGGCGGTCGCGGCGGAGCGGCGCCCCTTCCTCTACGGCCTCGCCAGCGTGTGGGTCTCGCTGTTGCTGGGGAGTCTCGCCGCATGGGCATTCCGCAAGCGCGCCTAA
- a CDS encoding ATP-binding protein: MSEGSNLQDFVNELSSFSQDEAEKQDITNSENQGLIGHVAEIAGSGSSIIIDAGRLIELGECQDPALQMSGQVGSQVKMAVGRNWLIANVRTMHAGQGGKVIAKVDFLGEGTRDEHGKLSSFKRGVTRFPIPGAEVHPVTTEDLRQVFAADDRPHVEIGTVYPTDDIRGALYIDPMLGKHFAVLGSTGTGKSTSVSLILHRISEHSPEGHIVMIDPHGEYAAAFKGAGEIFNVDNLKLPYWLMNFEEHCEVMLTSSDKERQRDADILAKCLLEARQRNKLSEQYGKVTVDSPIPYLLTDLNSIIVNEMGKLDRANETAPFQRLKTKLDELKSDPRYSFMFSGMMVGDTMAPFIAKIFRLPANGKPISIIDISGVPSEVTSTVVSVLARMVFDYAIWSRNEAQRPLLLVCEEAHRYVPKDNSENMKGQAVRRILERIAKEGRKYGVSLGLITQRPSDLAEGVLSQCGTLLSMRLNNERDQDCVRAAMPEGAKGFLDAIPALRNREVICSGEGVNIPIRVNFDTLEAEKRPASSDPSFADGWRETGDEEGIIDRTIKRWRGHGK, from the coding sequence ATGAGCGAAGGGTCGAACCTCCAGGACTTCGTCAACGAACTGTCGAGCTTCAGCCAGGATGAAGCCGAAAAGCAGGACATTACGAACTCCGAAAATCAGGGCCTGATCGGCCACGTCGCCGAGATTGCGGGCTCGGGCTCCTCGATCATCATCGATGCCGGGCGGCTGATCGAGCTGGGCGAATGCCAGGATCCGGCGCTGCAGATGTCGGGCCAGGTGGGTAGCCAGGTCAAGATGGCGGTCGGGCGCAACTGGCTGATCGCCAACGTGCGCACCATGCATGCCGGCCAGGGCGGCAAGGTCATCGCCAAGGTCGACTTCCTCGGCGAAGGCACGCGCGACGAGCATGGCAAGCTGTCGAGCTTCAAGCGCGGTGTCACCCGCTTCCCGATCCCGGGCGCCGAAGTCCATCCCGTTACCACCGAAGACCTCCGCCAGGTGTTCGCGGCCGACGATCGTCCGCACGTCGAGATCGGCACGGTCTATCCGACCGACGATATTCGCGGCGCGCTCTATATCGATCCGATGCTGGGCAAGCACTTCGCGGTGCTCGGCTCGACCGGTACCGGTAAATCGACCTCGGTCTCGCTGATCCTCCACCGCATTTCGGAGCATAGCCCCGAGGGTCACATCGTGATGATCGACCCGCACGGCGAATATGCCGCCGCCTTCAAGGGCGCGGGCGAAATCTTCAACGTCGATAATCTGAAGCTGCCCTACTGGCTGATGAACTTCGAGGAACATTGCGAAGTCATGCTGACCAGTTCGGACAAGGAGCGTCAGCGCGATGCCGACATCCTTGCCAAGTGCCTGCTCGAAGCGCGCCAGCGTAACAAGCTGTCCGAACAATATGGCAAGGTCACGGTCGACAGCCCGATTCCCTATCTGCTGACCGACCTCAACTCGATCATCGTCAACGAGATGGGCAAACTGGATCGCGCCAACGAGACCGCGCCGTTCCAGCGGCTCAAGACCAAGCTCGACGAGCTCAAATCTGACCCGCGCTACAGCTTCATGTTCTCGGGCATGATGGTCGGTGACACGATGGCGCCCTTCATCGCGAAGATCTTCCGCCTGCCCGCCAACGGCAAGCCGATCTCGATCATCGATATCTCGGGCGTGCCGTCGGAAGTCACCTCGACCGTGGTGTCGGTGCTTGCGCGGATGGTGTTCGACTATGCCATCTGGTCGCGCAACGAGGCGCAGCGTCCGCTGCTGCTCGTCTGCGAAGAGGCGCACCGCTACGTCCCCAAGGACAATAGCGAGAATATGAAGGGCCAGGCGGTCCGCCGCATCCTCGAAAGGATCGCGAAGGAAGGCCGTAAGTATGGCGTCAGCCTTGGTCTGATCACCCAGCGCCCGTCCGACTTGGCGGAAGGCGTGCTGTCACAGTGCGGCACCCTGCTTTCCATGCGTCTCAACAACGAACGCGACCAGGACTGCGTGCGTGCTGCGATGCCCGAGGGCGCCAAGGGCTTCCTCGACGCGATTCCCGCGCTTCGTAACCGCGAAGTCATCTGTTCGGGCGAAGGGGTGAACATCCCGATCCGCGTGAACTTCGACACGCTCGAAGCCGAAAAGCGTCCGGCCTCGTCCGACCCGAGCTTCGCCGATGGCTGGCGCGAGACCGGCGACGAAGAAGGCATCATCGATCGCACGATCAAACGCTGGCGTGGCCACGGTAAGTAA
- a CDS encoding glycosyl transferase family protein — MTLANILAAVAGELALFAAVGFFVFALDDLLVDILYLTRRFWRSATIYRRHPRAFADRMAAPAQPGWFAIFVPAWDESAVIGDMLRATLERFGDGDYRIFVGQNRNDEATALEILRVDDARIQPVEIDADGPTSKADCLNHLYDALVAHEWGLDRPAKAIVLHDAEDLVHPLELILFDRLVERAAAVQLPVVPLIHPASRWISGHYCDEFAEAHGKELVVREAVGAAIPLAGVGCAIERGALSKLAAEREGKPFAAESQTEDYELGLRLGALGLKTLFVRIPAVAGEEAVVAFAGHFPSTLDTAVRQKARWIGGIAMAGWDRMGWGGRLGERWMRMRDRRGPLAAFLLLTGYLALFLWSQLWLARAMGAPIDVSINPLLGILLGANLVLLLWRLLMRMMFTARTYGLKEGFLAAPRLIVGNVIAILAAWRAFRLHVSDKPQRWDKTRHIFPGKAMT, encoded by the coding sequence GTGACGTTGGCGAATATTCTCGCCGCCGTCGCAGGGGAGCTGGCGCTGTTCGCGGCGGTCGGTTTCTTCGTCTTCGCGCTCGACGACCTGCTCGTCGACATCCTCTATCTGACACGCCGTTTCTGGCGCAGCGCGACGATCTATCGACGTCACCCCCGCGCCTTCGCCGATCGCATGGCGGCGCCGGCGCAACCCGGCTGGTTCGCGATCTTCGTGCCGGCCTGGGATGAGAGCGCGGTGATCGGCGACATGCTCCGCGCGACGCTGGAGCGGTTCGGGGACGGAGATTATCGCATCTTCGTCGGCCAAAATCGCAATGACGAAGCGACTGCGCTTGAGATCTTGCGTGTCGACGATGCGCGCATCCAGCCGGTCGAGATCGACGCCGACGGCCCGACCAGCAAAGCCGATTGCCTCAACCATCTCTACGACGCGCTGGTCGCGCATGAATGGGGGCTCGATCGCCCCGCCAAAGCCATCGTCCTTCACGACGCCGAGGACCTGGTCCACCCGCTCGAACTCATCCTTTTCGACCGACTGGTCGAACGAGCAGCGGCGGTCCAGCTCCCGGTCGTGCCGCTGATCCACCCTGCATCCCGGTGGATCAGCGGCCATTATTGCGACGAGTTTGCCGAGGCGCACGGCAAGGAACTGGTGGTGCGCGAAGCGGTCGGCGCGGCGATCCCGCTCGCCGGGGTCGGTTGTGCGATCGAACGCGGCGCCTTGTCGAAACTGGCCGCCGAGCGCGAGGGCAAGCCCTTTGCCGCCGAGAGCCAGACCGAGGATTACGAACTCGGGCTCCGCCTCGGGGCGCTCGGTTTGAAGACGCTGTTCGTGCGCATCCCCGCCGTCGCGGGCGAAGAGGCGGTCGTCGCCTTCGCCGGTCACTTCCCCTCCACGCTCGACACGGCAGTGCGGCAGAAGGCGCGATGGATCGGCGGGATTGCGATGGCCGGCTGGGACCGGATGGGTTGGGGCGGCAGGCTGGGCGAGCGATGGATGCGCATGCGCGACCGCCGCGGCCCGCTCGCCGCCTTCCTGCTGCTGACCGGCTATCTCGCCTTGTTCCTGTGGAGCCAGCTCTGGCTTGCCAGGGCGATGGGGGCGCCGATCGACGTTTCGATCAATCCGCTGCTCGGGATCCTGCTTGGCGCCAACCTCGTGCTGCTCTTGTGGCGGCTCCTCATGCGCATGATGTTCACCGCGCGCACCTACGGCCTCAAGGAAGGGTTCCTGGCAGCGCCCCGGCTAATCGTCGGGAACGTCATCGCAATCCTCGCCGCCTGGCGCGCCTTCCGGCTCCACGTGTCCGACAAGCCGCAGCGCTGGGACAAGACCCGCCACATCTTCCCCGGAAAGGCGATGACTTGA
- a CDS encoding DUF2569 domain-containing protein: MSLSLSARAGRLLAGLEGGLNKIMTIWLLLAMSACSMRVGLATMGGGETGVGTAFPYILVTVAPLLSISFALKWFADTDRMSARQVRFDPVGKWQAVSLDEAKAHPLYGPNGFMVSLLIGILLNVPVRLAEYLVAIPAIPADVPAWLSTLHLLMTADVVIMTSLYTVVFVAALKRAPIFPMLLMSVWAFDLAMQLVIAELVTAEGLPVAVAEPLHALLEGNVKKVLISVGLWLPYLILSQRVNVTYRRRIAA, from the coding sequence ATGTCCCTTTCGCTATCGGCTCGCGCCGGCCGCCTGTTGGCGGGGCTCGAGGGCGGGCTCAACAAAATCATGACCATCTGGCTGCTCTTGGCCATGTCGGCCTGCTCGATGCGGGTCGGGCTGGCGACGATGGGCGGTGGCGAGACCGGCGTGGGGACTGCATTCCCCTACATCCTCGTCACTGTTGCGCCGCTGCTCTCGATCAGCTTCGCGCTCAAATGGTTCGCCGACACCGATCGCATGTCGGCGCGGCAGGTGAGGTTCGATCCGGTAGGGAAGTGGCAGGCCGTCAGCCTCGACGAAGCGAAGGCGCATCCGCTTTACGGGCCCAACGGCTTCATGGTCTCCCTGCTGATCGGCATCCTGCTCAACGTGCCTGTGCGTCTCGCGGAATATCTCGTCGCAATTCCGGCAATCCCGGCCGACGTTCCGGCGTGGCTCTCGACCTTGCATCTCCTGATGACTGCCGACGTCGTGATCATGACGTCGCTCTATACGGTCGTGTTCGTCGCCGCGCTCAAGCGCGCGCCGATCTTTCCGATGCTGCTGATGAGCGTGTGGGCGTTCGACCTGGCGATGCAGCTCGTGATTGCCGAACTGGTAACGGCGGAAGGGCTGCCCGTGGCGGTGGCCGAGCCGCTCCATGCGCTGCTCGAGGGCAATGTGAAGAAGGTGCTGATCAGCGTCGGCCTGTGGCTGCCCTATCTGATCCTCTCGCAACGGGTAAACGTCACGTATCGCCGCCGAATCGCCGCGTAG
- a CDS encoding Flp family type IVb pilin, with product MKNFVSMIKDESGASAAEYALILAIVGSAIALAAITLGGAIANAMNDAASCIATDGQTC from the coding sequence ATGAAAAACTTTGTTTCGATGATCAAAGACGAGTCGGGTGCTTCGGCCGCTGAATATGCGCTGATCCTCGCCATCGTCGGTTCGGCCATCGCGCTTGCCGCGATCACGCTGGGCGGCGCCATCGCGAATGCGATGAACGATGCCGCAAGCTGCATCGCGACCGACGGCCAGACCTGCTAA
- a CDS encoding Flp family type IVb pilin: MKNFVNMIKDESGASAAEYALILAIVGSAVALAAITLGGAIATAMNDAASCIATDGQTC; the protein is encoded by the coding sequence ATGAAGAATTTCGTGAACATGATCAAAGACGAGTCGGGTGCTTCGGCTGCGGAATATGCGCTGATCCTGGCCATCGTCGGCTCGGCCGTCGCGCTTGCCGCGATCACGCTGGGTGGCGCCATCGCGACTGCGATGAACGATGCCGCAAGCTGCATCGCGACCGACGGCCAGACCTGCTAA
- the cpaB gene encoding Flp pilus assembly protein CpaB, with protein sequence MQRSSLIAVAIAVLLGAVAVYLANSYFSAQERRIEQANVGTTRVAIAARPMNYGEAIQEQDVRFADYPTDTLPPGTYASLEELMPDGQTRHVLRPLQVNQPLLAADLTGEGEGASLAAILPEGMRATTVQINAISGVAGFIHPNDTVDVVITRQAIGGGGGTVTDVLLQNVRVIAMDQRAQDDASGNAVVSNTATLEVTPVDAQKLVLGQQLGTLSLILRKPGVEENIGRVETVSLDDLRYELSRNAAGRVPEQQRPAAQRRPVRPVPRPAPPPRPSVDVVRGTASQSYEVGEYE encoded by the coding sequence ATGCAACGATCGTCACTCATTGCCGTCGCCATCGCGGTCCTGTTGGGCGCAGTCGCAGTGTATCTCGCCAACAGCTACTTCTCCGCGCAGGAACGCCGGATCGAACAAGCGAATGTTGGCACGACACGCGTCGCGATCGCGGCTCGGCCTATGAATTATGGCGAGGCCATCCAGGAACAGGATGTTCGCTTCGCCGACTATCCCACAGACACGCTTCCGCCGGGCACCTATGCTTCGCTGGAAGAATTGATGCCCGACGGCCAGACGCGTCATGTGCTGCGTCCGCTACAGGTCAACCAGCCGCTCCTCGCCGCTGACCTGACTGGCGAAGGCGAGGGTGCATCGCTCGCTGCCATCCTTCCCGAAGGCATGCGCGCGACCACGGTTCAGATCAACGCGATCTCCGGCGTCGCGGGCTTCATCCATCCCAACGACACGGTTGATGTGGTCATCACGCGCCAGGCGATCGGCGGCGGTGGTGGTACCGTCACCGACGTGCTGCTGCAGAACGTGCGCGTGATTGCCATGGACCAGCGTGCGCAAGACGACGCGTCGGGGAATGCGGTCGTTTCGAACACCGCCACTCTCGAGGTGACTCCGGTCGATGCGCAAAAGCTAGTGCTTGGCCAGCAGCTTGGCACGCTCAGCCTGATTCTCCGCAAGCCGGGGGTCGAGGAAAATATCGGACGGGTCGAGACGGTCAGCCTCGACGACCTTCGCTACGAATTGTCGCGCAATGCGGCGGGACGCGTGCCCGAACAGCAACGGCCTGCGGCGCAGCGCCGCCCGGTGCGTCCGGTGCCGCGTCCCGCGCCGCCGCCCAGGCCGTCCGTCGACGTCGTCCGGGGCACTGCCAGCCAAAGCTACGAGGTGGGGGAATATGAGTAA
- a CDS encoding type II and III secretion system protein family protein, with amino-acid sequence MSKNTILAALAAGLMASATAVATPAAAQIIGEAEGVHAGELAVPVNKSQVLRMDRPFSRALIGNPEIADVLPLTDQSLYVLGKSLGTTSMTLYDRNNRLIAVVDIAVGPDVNGLRRHLGELMPDDDVGVRMVNESIVLDGIVSSSVAADRAVQLAESYAPGNIINMMSVGSSQQVMLEVRFSEVRRSALKDLGVNWNFIDNDPVPDVSGGFGAPLAGAYGGIEGVFDILGASFFAQLDALERKGFVTTLAEPTLVALSGETASFLAGGEFPIPVAQSGDISGTGGTAITVEFKPFGVALNFTPTVLADGVINLVVAPEVSSIDPSASISVNGLVVPGLSTRRAITTVELRDGESFALAGLLRTDFQDTVNQFPILGSLPIIGSLFRSTGFRREETELVIIVTPRLVRPVPAGSLAAPTDLTTAPDEVDLFLLGRTDSSVPASQVEPGTVSEVWCPVGEECVAGPRANTVDGGMATVDPESMEGEYGHDY; translated from the coding sequence ATGAGTAAGAACACGATCCTTGCGGCTCTAGCCGCAGGCCTCATGGCCAGCGCCACCGCGGTGGCAACGCCCGCAGCGGCGCAGATCATCGGCGAAGCCGAAGGCGTCCACGCCGGCGAGCTCGCGGTCCCGGTCAACAAAAGCCAAGTGCTTCGGATGGATCGCCCGTTCAGCCGCGCGCTGATCGGGAATCCTGAAATCGCCGACGTCCTGCCGCTGACCGACCAGTCGCTTTACGTCCTGGGCAAGTCTCTCGGTACCACGTCCATGACGCTCTACGATCGCAATAACCGATTGATCGCGGTCGTCGACATTGCGGTCGGACCCGACGTTAACGGCCTGCGCCGCCATCTCGGTGAGCTGATGCCCGATGACGATGTCGGCGTCCGCATGGTCAATGAATCGATCGTGCTCGATGGTATCGTGTCGTCGTCCGTCGCTGCCGATCGGGCAGTGCAACTCGCTGAATCCTACGCCCCCGGCAACATTATCAACATGATGTCGGTCGGCTCCTCGCAGCAAGTGATGCTCGAGGTCCGGTTCAGCGAAGTCAGGCGGTCCGCGCTCAAGGATCTGGGCGTGAATTGGAACTTCATCGACAATGATCCGGTACCCGATGTCTCGGGTGGCTTCGGTGCGCCGCTTGCCGGTGCCTATGGCGGCATCGAGGGAGTCTTCGATATTCTCGGCGCAAGCTTCTTCGCGCAGCTCGACGCGCTTGAGCGCAAGGGCTTCGTAACGACACTGGCCGAGCCCACGCTAGTCGCGCTTTCGGGTGAGACGGCGAGCTTCCTTGCCGGCGGCGAATTCCCGATCCCGGTCGCGCAATCGGGCGACATCAGCGGCACCGGCGGCACTGCGATCACCGTCGAGTTCAAGCCCTTCGGTGTGGCGCTCAACTTCACGCCGACGGTACTTGCCGACGGGGTGATCAATCTCGTCGTCGCGCCCGAGGTCAGTTCGATCGATCCTTCGGCTTCGATTTCGGTCAACGGCCTCGTCGTGCCGGGTCTATCGACCCGCCGCGCGATCACGACGGTCGAGTTGCGTGACGGCGAAAGCTTCGCGCTCGCCGGCCTGCTGCGGACCGATTTCCAGGATACGGTCAACCAGTTCCCGATCCTCGGCAGCCTGCCGATCATCGGATCGTTGTTCCGCTCGACCGGTTTCCGCCGAGAGGAAACCGAACTGGTCATCATCGTGACGCCACGCCTCGTGCGACCGGTCCCCGCAGGCTCGCTCGCAGCGCCGACCGATCTGACGACTGCGCCCGACGAAGTCGACCTGTTCTTGCTCGGACGCACTGATAGTTCCGTCCCCGCTTCGCAGGTCGAGCCGGGCACGGTGAGTGAAGTATGGTGCCCGGTCGGCGAGGAATGCGTCGCCGGACCGCGCGCCAATACGGTGGATGGCGGTATGGCGACCGTCGATCCGGAAAGCATGGAGGGTGAATATGGGCACGACTATTAA